The segment CTCTTCTTCAGCCGGGGGTTCAGATGCAGAGCGATGTCGCTGCCGCTCGGCTCCCGCAGGTTCACACAGAAGCTGGAGAGCAGCAGAACATCCGTCACTCACCGGATAGAGAACGCAGCCCAGCTCACTCTGTCGTCATGGTTACAGAAACTTACACGTATTTACAGAAACGCTTCAGCTTGAGAAGTTAAATCAGTTCCagccaatgttccctctaatttttcatgtgtctgagcacactgaggagcactgtgagcagcatcaggtgtgcacgctgtggccaaacacctgtatcacacctgtatcacacctgtatcacacctgtcACACCTGTGTCACACCTGTTCAAACCCTCGAATCATAGCCAGTTACACGGCttattaaaataatcaaatcacagcagcaatttccatcagtttacttttaatattaGCAACCTGCACggctgttagctagctaacctgcacggcgcgtatgggcaCATATGTAAGCACCAccaatgctctgattggctgcatagcgtaactaaccgtatcgtatcattggctgaacacctgtcactcactgcgtaacatggtacagaaaaacacattattggtctaattaattagatcAGATCaggtctagtattagatattaattaatatGTTTATGGTGAAatttattttatgcgctgcatagatgttcttgtgcgctgagcagctcagagggaacattggttccaactctcagagcaGGAAATGGGAATAACTCCTCCTGGTTTATTTACTGATTAATTCTCCTTTAgcagaagctaacagctgagcagcagctaatgctaacggctcagcagcagctaacgctaacagctcagcagcagctaacagctcagcagcagctaacgctaaaagctgagcagcagctaacgctaacggCTCAACAGCAGCTAACGGctcagcagctaacgctaacagctcagcagcagctaacggctcagcagctaacgctaacggctcagcagcagctaacggctcagcagctaacgctaacagctcagcagcagctaacggctcagcagctaacgctaacggCTCAGCAGCAGCTAACGGCTCAGCAGCTAACGGctcagcagctaacgctaacggctcggcagcagctaacgctaacagctaagCTAATGACTCATAAGTCTCCACAGTGTGCTGGTTTAGGCGGCGACCTTTCTCAGGTGAGTTCTACCTCTGTGCGTTCTTATTGGCTTCTCCTTTGATGACAACGCTGCGCCCGACGCTGAGCCCCCGGAGCAGCCGTCCTCTGAAGGGGACCACCTGCAGACGGCAGGAAGTCACCacacatcagaaccagaaccagcagaaccagcagaaccagcagaacttATTCTCAGATGAACTTCCTGCTTCTATCAGCCGGGCGGCTGGATCTCAGATCACTGAGGTGTCGGTTACCTGCTGGCTCCTCTTCATGGTTCAGACTAAATAAACGGCTTTAATCCTGTAATCAACATTCAGCTGAAGTGATGAAATAAAACGGATCCTCATCATGCAGCTGTGAAACTCACCAGGTCGCCTGCAGACGACTTTATTggctgaaagaagaagaagaagaagaaaagagagaaaactgGATCAATTACAAGAACCTTCAGAAAAGATGTTTAGTTTAAACTTTATTGAGTCCAAAGAAAtgtaaataataatgaaaacagACCAAATCAGCTCAAatcatttgaataaaagttcaaactgattcagattttgtttttcttttggaaaagtTCCCAAAGTTCCTGGAAATTATACGTTAGATTCAGAAAGTCACCTCTGAGTCCTGGGCGGGCGGAGCGGCCGCTGACGTCACGGCgctctgaaagaaaaacaaagacggTTTGAGCCTCCGGTTCGTTATCGTTAGCAGCTGCTCAGccgttagcgttagctgctgctgagccgttagcgttagctgctgctcagccgttagcgttagctgctgctcaGCAGAGCGCAGACTCACCGTggcagcggcggcggcggcggccacGATCCCCACGGCCTGGACTCTGACCTTCCCGGAGATGCAGACGGTGTCGACCCGATCCAGATCCAGCCGGTGTTTGTACTCCAACACGTGGGCGCCGTTCACGGCCACCTGGAGCAGCAGATGGGTTAGTGGGGACTGAGCTCGGTCGCCTGGCGACGGCTCGCTGCCGCGGCGACGGCTCGCTGCCGCGGCGACGGCTCGTTGCCGCGGCAGGCGACTCACCTTGAACTGCTCCTTCAGGACCAGGATGACGAGCTCGAACGCGGCCCCGGCCCTGAAGGGCATCCGGCTCAGGATGTCCTCGTGGCCCCAGCGCTCTTTCTGCAGCGTGTTGCACACGATGCAGTTCTTGTTGAGTCTGGGGTTGAAGTGGAACGCCACGTCGGCCCGCGGCTTCACGCTGCTGCCACACGTGAAATCCACCTGGAACCTGCGAGGCCGCGCAGAGGGAAGCACCGACACATCAGACAGTTACTGCTGGACCCTTTGTGGTTTTCTCCTTTGACACGAAcctttggctgtgttcaaaaccgcatactttcatacttccatactgcatactttcatacttccatactgcatactttcatacttccatactgcatactgcatactacatactttcatactgcatactttcatactacatacttacaaactacatactttcatactgcatactttcatactgcatacttccatactgcatactacagacttccatactgcatactacatacttccatactgcatactacatacttccatactgcatacttactaGGGATGCAAATTATCGATTAATTCATTAATCATTGATTGACTGATCTTATCGATCGACTTTCGATTAATTGATAAAGCGGcgtttttcacctgaatttcaGTGTTTCAATAGGGCCTTTAAAAATATCAGCTAGTTAAAACACTGAATTCAAAaagtatatattatattatgataattatattgtattatattatattacatattcCTCAAGTAATTATGCATTAggaaaagaaagcagacatgtttttttatggtataacaaaatacattctttaataaaaaatgtttttaaaaaaagaaagaaattaagggAAGGGATATTGTAGCCTGGCTCTTGGATCGTAATGAGATCCTGAAATCCTGCACCGTCAACTGTGTTGATTGGCATCAAATCTCTCTCGATCATGCTGCATATGCTCTCTGTAATGCCCTCCGCCCTTCTCTCATCACCCGCTCGCCTTCCCAGTGTAGCTTTGATTGTAGGTTGACCAGGTGCACGGGTGCCATGCAGGACAGCTCCATGCACGGTGTTCAAATGATAACTGAGTGAGCTAGTTGAACTGTTGTATTTCAATACCGCATGACACAGCGAACATTTGACTTCTTTGCCTGCACTAATAATGTTGAAATGGTCCCACACAGCACTTCTTTTCGCCCGCTTCATTTGGTCTTCAACCCTGGTCCCTCGCGAGATGTGTTCACCTGTCGTTCTCTGTTCAAGTTACTACAGACAGTAACGCCCTCtagcgattaatcgtgattttttttttttttttttacgattaatcgtgattaataaaTTTTGTTCGAGCAACCTCTTGATCGACAATTAATCTAAAATCGATTAATAATTTGCATCCCTAATActtacattctgcatactacatactgcatacttacatacttcatactgcatacttccatactacatactgcatacttacatactgcatacttccatactgcatacttccatactacatactgcatactacatacttcatactgcatacttccatactacatacttacatactgcatactgcatacttccatactacatactgcatacttccattctgcatactcatcgatcagacagtatgcagagcgtttacccacaatgcattgcgctcctgcccgagccgaaatcagccggcctgaagctgatttctcttaagctctaaactctgtaaactttagcaacatttgaaacattttcaggtgagaaagtagtcgtttagatccccaacgtgttgaaaacctgacaaaataccggctgtttacaattttgttcccacgaattcggcgctactaaagctagccgcagtgagcaacgcacttccggttattttcccaaaataaaatacccgttgccttttatcatagggaaagccattaccatacaattggtgcttttgttttgaaaacaggaagtgaacctatcctcgttgtagctagcttgaaactgccgttttgacaggaaatgacgatcggcgacgtcacgttacgttgcatcttgggtagtttgagtatgagtagtaactagtgctgggcggtataccggttcacaccgaataccggtttataatttcgttatgatatgaatttttaatataccgccataccggtgtatttgattacacaacggggggaacgctgcgtcgcgcgacatcgtttgagacgggacccttttcagtgttgcgcttctaaacacgcatgtttactgtctatgggtgcgaggaggtaataagcacttgcgttacgcgaaggtgaaggtggataggatagacatggaaagttctgaaatcgaagctgcagaactagtagaacatgctgacacagaagaatttgtgccaaaaaaaggagccgtgtctgtagtttggaagttttttggtttaaaaaaatccgacgtcgaccaaacaaccattttatgcaagtgttgtcgggctacagttgtcgctggaggtggcaacacgagcaatttgctccatcaccttagccataagcatgtcttagaatatcaagaatgcatgaagttaaagcagggctcagtaatatggggtttgtttaccatgcaatacacaccccaaagctgtagggggagctccgtagaaaataggcgacagtctagccatactgtcgtaaacccaccagaggcaatttacggtttatttttcaagacactggcagagagttggagaagacgacggaggtTCACGATGTCTTCAAAGGTATGTAGTAAAAGTAATTATCAAAGCAGTATAAAAGCAAAGAATGAATTGTAAACCATATGTGCATGtttggctcggctcagagccctttacgacctgctgtgaagcagtagttctcggctctcgtgtgtcgcgagacttccagagctaaacaaagcacgcggcgccacaggcaaagttgcaagcgctgtttcgggctgggccaccagatggagatggaaatgtcaccgttttcatcggaacgggtcagccaagcaatctgatgattgccaagcaattttatgaccatgaaaaagttgcatagcatgtctttaaggtcagcacccgccacatcagcaggtaacacggggaacgcaaaagaaaagtcgaaccaaatgtcacttcaagacgcGTTTGCTGGAGTTAAAACGTGAATCTacctcatttatttgaatgtgaatacctcatattgatgcaaaaatataattattgcaagttgcactacttttttgtattgattttcataaaagatgtttgcaatttgcacagtaaaagttctgtattttgactgcaattgtgtttgcattccgattcctcacttcattagaatcatgagtagcacttctgtgtaaacagcatcatttcgtggggcgttattctatgacggtaaaatagaccatcctaagttaatctactgcagtaattctgttctcaatctgtagaaaatgctgtgaacacctaattatgcatgaaaaaaaataccgtaatataccgtgaaaccgtggaAAAATACCgtgaaatgtatttttggtcataccgcccagcactagtagtaacctcatgatgcatacccaacactTCAGAGAagctagtatgcatccgggaacttacaaacagttaaagttagtatgagtaaaCTTTGCGTTTACAGTGATTAAGAATCCAGCTCACCTGTCGGCACCAGACGGCACCGAGCCCTGGATCAGAACCATCTCACCAGGCAGCAAACCGCCCAGAATCGTCCCGGCGAAGGGGATCATCTGTGGACACGATCAGAAATATCAGGACGTCAGCTTTTCCTTCAGCTTGTTGGAAAACATCGAGCaattcaataaataaaatatttaacatgatgtttAAAGGAAAGCCCTTCCACCAATCAGCTCACACCTCCAGATGTTAGGAACCGGAGCAGTAACCGGTCATTTATTCTATCCGGAACATCTGGAAGATGAGACTGAGGTCTCTGCTGAGCCCAAAGGGAACTAAGTCAGAACCTGTTTGACTCCGGATACTTCTGCATtcaaaacaaatatatatatatatatcaactTAAATATCTTTTATGAGATATTTGATATTTGAAAAGCTTTCACAGTTACATTCAGCCATTTATAACAGACTCAGAATGAAATCCCTTTTATGGAAATCTGAACtaattcagtctgtttttcaccTTCTAACCAGTTAAGTTGTTTTTATGAGTTCAAGTTtcggtgttttttcttttatttctctaAACTCCATCAGAATGACGCACATATCTGAGACATATTTCTGGTTTAATCCCCCGTGAATTAAGCTAATGTGAGAAAGCACTTTTTAAACTCTTAGAAAAGCACATTTTCACGGTAAACATGAGTTTCGTTACGACGTAAACTCGCCTCGGTTAAGCTAACATGTTAGCTAGAATcctccattaaaaaaaagtttgtttcaatTCAACGTTTGCGGTGAAGTTGAGTCCAAACGGAAGGCAGACAAAGAGAGCATCTTACCGGGTTGGGAAACACTTGTCTCGGGTTGGAAATCGACATTTTTATGAGTGAAAATGTCGATTTCCTGAGAGTTGCAACTCCTAATTGTTTACTTCCTGATGTGACGTCAGCACGCACTACACGCTCAAGGATGAGACAAACCGAACTCACCAACATCTTCACATAGGATGAAAAGTGTCGAGTAAACtgtcataaaaacacagataagCGCTGTAAAcgttagaaaaaaaagatgtttgtgattatttatttttctgattattaatttaacaacaCAAATGAAAGCCTGGTTCTAACATCATGACGTAACTGTCTCATCCTTGTAGGCTGCAAACAGACGTGACCGGAGGTCTCGAGTTTCTAATAAAGCGTGAACAGATGAACCTCCGCCCAGTTTATCAGGTCTGCTGCTACACTGAGGAGCCTTGTAGTCATTTTTAATCACAATTTATCATCTGACAcatatataaaacaggtttctagaacTGCATATACAGATTTGTGCATATTCCTAGAATAAAATACAGATAAATACACGTATGACTGTATGAGTTTCTGTATGCGTGCGTCTgtttgtatgtataaatgtgtccatgtgtttgtatgtgtgtataaatgtgtgAATACAGTATATACACAAACATATACACATAAACACAGACAGTTATACActcataaatataaaaaaacacagatatacacatatttacacacacattcatacacaaactcatatgtacaaacatataCACGTACACAcatttatatacatttatatacacataagtatatatgtatgtgtaagtATTTATACACACTCACATCCATAtatagacacacatacacacatttagAGACTAATTATTACTTACTTATGCTGTAATATGTGCAATACAGTCATAAAACAATAGGATTGCactgtaactttttactttaCTAACTTACTTATTAACttacttttactatttttattcttttttgtattattttgatATCTTTATACTGTGTGCCTTGAATCTTTTTGTGTATcccaaagccaagagctcctgaacaAAATGTCACcatgcctgcatagtgacaataaagattcttcATTCTGATAatatacacacatatgtacaaatatatatataaagacagCTTTTTAATCTGACAGCTCAGTTCATGGACAACATCTCAGCACTATTTATTCACATCAGTCACTCCTACATAAAACAAGTCTCAGCTGTTATCAGATCAAATAGCTTTATATTACGTATGTTAATGGCGTTTTGTTTTGAAAGGCACCACCGGAAGTGTCGGTCATTTGTAACATCTTTAGCTTTACCTTCTATGTAGAAACCAtctgtggccactagagggcagcaaCGCCCTGCTGACAGCATACAGACTGAATCTGCAGCTGTCTGCCTTCAGCAtgtgaacaaaatgactttggaacagatatatatatatcatatttatatatatatatatatatatctatatatatatatatatagatatatatgatgttgtatatatatatatatcttcagTGAGTAATGATAAGAAATGAAAGCTGTGGTAAATCTCCAGTATTTATAATCTTGTCTaaatatgacagtgttgttaaagtattaatatgtctgctctcttccatcataaaacctcatctgataaagatttcccacatttcaatgttccCACTGACTCAGGGTGTAGTTACAGCTTATGGCCACCAGAGGGAAGTACAGAGAGGTTGTTAAGCTGGCAGCTACGCTATcagataataaaataaaagcctcccAAATAGTTGCAAGCGCTTTTTTTAATCCTATATTTATGTATAGAATAACGGGCTTTTCCTAAGAAATGGACTATTTTTGTATATAAGATATTCCCAGTTCacatatttgatgttggttgttttgtttttactttgagTTCATTTAGAAGACATGAATGTTGAAtctgtttcttcttttcctgCCTCAGCTCATGTCCCACACTCCAGATCCGTGCACAGCGTAGTAATGCACGTGCACGTGTTAATAACTGGGTTtaaatatatgaatgtttttgctttccttctttgaaatgtttggttttaACTCTGGAGGCTCTGAGATATTCTTCCTATATATTcacgcatatatatatatatgtatatataaataaatacacacacacacacgttacaGTAGGATGTAGTTCTGCAGTTGTTGCATCTCTGGTTGGGATTAGTTTAGGGAGCAGATTCTGTTTCTGAACACAAGAACACTGGCTCACAAGTTCTTTCTTAgatgtgaataaaaaaatatatgtatgtgtgtgtgcgtttccaTGCCGACTGCAGCTGTAGAAACATCCAATAAACCTGGGAAATTCAATTTAATAATAGATTATTAAACCTTAAAGTTATAAATATTTGATGTTATACAGACACATAAATCAAAGTTCTCAGGGTTACAGGATAAAGCTGAACTCTGCAGCTCTGTGCTGGAAATGAGCCTCAACCTCATTTAAGGTGGAATGAAGAGAAGCGAGCAGCTCATGTTCACACAAAGTGACTTTATTAGAAAAAACTAACTGTACATATGTaacaaacttaaaaaaacagctttaaaaaaaaacagactgtacaaaaaaagagCTTCGACCTGCAGCTCCCATTGGCTGAAAGCTCAGTTCACTGCAGGGTTTGGTCACGTGACCcgtgggggcggggctcagaAGTCGGCGTCCAGCCTGAAGGTGTTGTCCGTGGGGCCCGACATCACGCCCATCCTCTGGTACTCGCCCACCCGCTTCTCAAAGAAGTTGGTCTTTCCCTCCAGAGAGATGTTCTCCATGAAGTCGAAGGGGTTCTCCACCCGGTAGATCTGCGGAGAACAGGACAGGCGTCAGGCCGGGGGGGGGGTCACAGAGGGGGCGGGGCCACGGGCGGGCGCGTGCGTTCAGTCGGGCGTCTGCGTCACGCCGCCGCCGGTCTGACGGCGAACCACACGTTCCCCGCCGGCCTCTGCGGCGGCGCTCAGCCCCCATCATCGGCTGAGGTCCGTACCCCTGCGCCACTCATCATCACACACCTGCCCAACCTGCGAGTCCTGATGTTCATCTGCGGACGCCTTTAAAGCTGCAACGCTTTAacgggacagttcgcctctttaaagggacagttctcctcttaaagggacagttctcctctttaaagggacagttcgcctctttaaagggacagttctcctctttaaagggacagtttgcctcttctgacatgaagctgtgtaacatcccatatcagcagcatcatttctgaacatcttcttccccctgctgcgtcctgtgagcagagttccagcctcgttttggtgttgatgaaggtagtccggctagttggctggggtttaaaaaataaagcgttttgcttctcaaaacaatatgtgttgaactcaatagggatgggaattgataagatttttacgattccaattccattttcgattctgcttaacgattcggttctttgtcggttcccttatcgattctcatttggagaaaaaggacaacaaaccgctcgatcagcatcaactttgtttagtttagaagtaacacgagtcatgacctcacaaacccaacaacggtgaggtccacattggtctatcctggcctgggtaatttaactcttcctgctctggtgaaaggagaagctggaggtagaggtgaactgggggtagcaccaccagcctctggctctgagccagtcaggctctgtctggatacatttgcatcatgcAAATCTCTGTTGAACTCATACTGTTCTGAAGCaacacgctttattttttaaacctcagccaactagccggactaccttcatcaacaccaaaacgaggctgga is part of the Odontesthes bonariensis isolate fOdoBon6 chromosome 24, fOdoBon6.hap1, whole genome shotgun sequence genome and harbors:
- the lgals8a gene encoding galectin-8, which codes for MSISNPRQVFPNPMIPFAGTILGGLLPGEMVLIQGSVPSGADRFQVDFTCGSSVKPRADVAFHFNPRLNKNCIVCNTLQKERWGHEDILSRMPFRAGAAFELVILVLKEQFKVAVNGAHVLEYKHRLDLDRVDTVCISGKVRVQAVGIVAAAAAAATSAVTSAAAPPAQDSEPIKSSAGDLVVPFRGRLLRGLSVGRSVVIKGEANKNAQSFCVNLREPSGSDIALHLNPRLKKRVFVRNSFLSECWGPEETRLASFPFAAGQYFEMIILCDSQHFRVAVNGLHQLDYKHRVQDLSRISQLEVLGDASLVDVRML